One Candidatus Korarchaeum sp. DNA segment encodes these proteins:
- the thiW gene encoding energy coupling factor transporter S component ThiW: MRPSVRKAVLAGAFSALGIVISPFLSFPMLAFKVYPGQHMINALAGVLLGPWWAALTATIVGTVRIAMGTGTVFAYPGGIPGALVVGLFSWLLGKLRVRRELAALTEPLGTVLIGGTIATYVVAPIVGRSLLLLATWTSWAMSSIPGCVAGYLILEGLRRIGITEDTVT, from the coding sequence ATGAGGCCCTCGGTCAGGAAGGCAGTGCTAGCCGGCGCTTTCTCAGCCCTAGGCATAGTGATATCGCCCTTCCTCTCCTTTCCGATGCTGGCCTTCAAGGTTTACCCAGGACAGCACATGATAAACGCTCTGGCTGGAGTGCTCCTGGGCCCCTGGTGGGCAGCCCTCACCGCTACCATAGTCGGGACGGTGAGGATAGCCATGGGAACCGGTACCGTGTTCGCCTACCCCGGTGGCATACCGGGAGCCCTCGTAGTGGGCCTCTTCTCATGGCTCCTCGGTAAGTTGAGGGTGAGGAGGGAGCTCGCAGCCCTCACGGAGCCCTTGGGTACTGTCCTAATAGGAGGGACGATAGCCACCTACGTGGTGGCTCCGATCGTTGGTAGGTCGCTCCTGTTACTCGCTACCTGGACCTCCTGGGCCATGAGCTCAATCCCAGGCTGTGTAGCTGGCTACTTGATACTTGAGGGGTTGAGGAGGATTGGAATCACTGAGGATACCGTCACCTGA
- a CDS encoding DUF86 domain-containing protein translates to MKVKQRISEIEEAIDELEKLFLMDEESFLRSRTARFSARYSIVQVVEAAADIGLHVLERRFNESPESYRDVFRKLALHGIVSPNTAEEMSKLAGLRNIVVHRYWDVDDLMIYREAKSNGLESVRRFLKEVMSNLPEEARGS, encoded by the coding sequence ATGAAGGTCAAACAGAGGATCTCAGAGATAGAGGAAGCCATAGATGAGCTTGAGAAGTTGTTTTTAATGGACGAGGAGTCATTTCTAAGGAGCAGAACCGCTAGGTTCTCAGCTAGATACTCCATAGTTCAGGTAGTAGAGGCAGCTGCCGATATAGGGCTTCATGTCCTGGAGAGGAGGTTTAACGAGTCTCCTGAGAGTTACAGGGACGTTTTCAGGAAGCTAGCTTTACACGGGATCGTCTCCCCAAATACAGCAGAGGAAATGAGCAAATTAGCCGGCCTCAGGAACATCGTCGTTCACAGGTACTGGGATGTCGATGACCTGATGATATACAGGGAGGCTAAGTCCAACGGCCTGGAATCGGTGAGGAGGTTCCTGAAGGAGGTGATGTCCAATTTACCTGAGGAGGCTCGAGGATCTTAG
- a CDS encoding acylphosphatase, with the protein MKRRLLIKGERVQDIGYRALLLNLASDHGLTGFQARNVGRDGVEAVYEGDADSVRAFEAEVGELTPEGAKVKEIHFEDYDGPVKDIEMFRSQFMTFQLGKIIEIGIGMIQKQDETLMELRAFREESRKNQQLMIQKQDETLMELRAFREESRKNQQLMIQKQDETLMELRAFRE; encoded by the coding sequence ATGAAACGCAGGCTCCTCATCAAGGGGGAGAGAGTGCAGGACATAGGTTACAGGGCCCTCCTCCTGAACTTAGCGAGTGATCACGGCCTCACCGGTTTTCAGGCCCGTAACGTCGGTAGGGATGGAGTGGAAGCTGTTTACGAGGGTGATGCCGATTCGGTAAGGGCCTTTGAGGCTGAAGTCGGGGAGCTGACGCCTGAGGGCGCTAAGGTCAAGGAAATCCATTTCGAGGACTACGATGGTCCAGTGAAGGACATAGAGATGTTCAGGTCTCAGTTCATGACCTTTCAGCTTGGAAAGATCATAGAGATAGGGATTGGGATGATCCAGAAGCAGGACGAGACCCTGATGGAGCTGAGGGCATTCAGGGAGGAAAGCAGGAAGAACCAGCAGCTGATGATCCAGAAGCAGGACGAGACCCTGATGGAGCTGAGGGCATTCAGGGAGGAAAGCAGGAAGAACCAGCAGCTGATGATCCAGAAGCAGGACGAGACCCTGATGGAGCTGAGGGCATTCAGGGAGG
- a CDS encoding bifunctional hydroxymethylpyrimidine kinase/phosphomethylpyrimidine kinase, with protein sequence MVWIDLKRVPVALTIAGSDSGGGAGIQADLKTFAALGVHGTVAITSITAQNTREVTAVQDVSVDVIRAQIEAVVSDIGVDAAKTGMLHTSEIIRAVAEEVRRHRFPLVVDPVMIAKSGAPLLKEEAVKSLIEELLPLAEVVTPNAREAEVLSGISVRSLDDARRAAKLIAEHGPRAVIVKGGHLEGGESIDVLYDGDFTELRAERVGSRNTHGTGCSFSAAIAAELAKGRSIREAFRTAKLLVTEAIRYGLPVGKGHGPLNPMALLYKESERYSTILRVTEAVRILESIDDATKITPEVGINVAMSLPYASSPQDVAAIPGRMHLVGRKLRASAYPEFGASSHLARYILTARTYDPSVRAAVNVAYAEDLIVRLRELGLRVSWYDRREEPAEVKEKEGATVPWGMRVAIERIGGMPDAVFHRGDWGKEPMVVLLGRDAVELANLVREVSK encoded by the coding sequence GTGGTTTGGATAGATCTTAAGAGGGTTCCAGTCGCCTTAACGATAGCTGGAAGCGACTCCGGGGGAGGTGCGGGAATACAGGCAGATCTCAAGACATTCGCTGCCCTTGGGGTGCATGGCACCGTGGCAATAACATCGATAACTGCCCAGAACACGAGAGAAGTTACTGCGGTTCAGGACGTGAGCGTTGATGTCATAAGGGCCCAGATAGAGGCTGTGGTTAGTGACATAGGCGTTGATGCCGCTAAGACCGGGATGCTTCACACATCGGAGATAATAAGGGCCGTGGCCGAGGAGGTCAGGAGGCACCGTTTCCCCCTGGTCGTTGACCCCGTCATGATAGCGAAGAGCGGCGCCCCTCTCCTTAAGGAGGAGGCGGTGAAATCCCTTATCGAGGAGCTCCTCCCCCTTGCTGAGGTCGTCACGCCGAACGCGAGGGAAGCGGAGGTCCTCTCAGGCATCAGCGTGAGGAGCTTGGATGACGCTAGGAGGGCAGCTAAGCTGATAGCGGAGCATGGGCCGAGGGCTGTGATAGTGAAGGGAGGCCACTTGGAAGGAGGCGAAAGTATAGATGTGCTCTATGATGGTGATTTCACGGAGCTCAGGGCTGAGAGAGTGGGGAGCAGGAACACGCATGGGACGGGATGCTCCTTCTCAGCTGCTATAGCTGCTGAGCTTGCTAAGGGGAGGAGCATCAGGGAGGCTTTCAGAACAGCGAAGCTCCTCGTCACCGAGGCCATAAGGTACGGATTGCCTGTGGGAAAGGGGCATGGCCCTCTGAACCCAATGGCCCTTCTTTACAAGGAATCGGAGAGGTATAGCACGATCCTAAGGGTAACTGAGGCTGTCAGGATACTTGAGAGCATAGATGACGCGACGAAGATAACTCCTGAAGTCGGTATCAACGTTGCAATGAGCTTACCTTACGCTAGCAGCCCGCAGGATGTAGCCGCTATCCCGGGGAGGATGCACCTCGTCGGAAGGAAGCTCAGGGCCTCAGCTTACCCCGAGTTCGGGGCGAGCAGCCACTTGGCTAGGTATATACTTACCGCTAGGACTTACGACCCCAGCGTCAGGGCGGCCGTCAACGTGGCTTACGCGGAAGATTTGATCGTCAGGCTGAGGGAACTCGGCCTGAGGGTATCGTGGTACGATAGGAGGGAGGAGCCGGCCGAGGTGAAGGAGAAGGAGGGGGCCACCGTTCCCTGGGGGATGAGGGTAGCTATAGAGAGGATAGGCGGGATGCCTGATGCGGTGTTTCACAGGGGGGACTGGGGGAAGGAGCCCATGGTGGTGCTCTTAGGGAGGGATGCCGTGGAGCTAGCTAACCTGGTGAGGGAGGTATCGAAATGA